One window of the Psilocybe cubensis strain MGC-MH-2018 chromosome 12, whole genome shotgun sequence genome contains the following:
- a CDS encoding Arabinose-proton symporter: MSSEAKQTASENGATSSYDEHIDDVETAKAIDLSNNVQARIQNPLHGIPRDKLMKQVDKFVRDHGLEDKNDLFRKGALLAQSQKGFETMDELSESDKEVLRRETTHRWSQPRDLYLTVIICSLAAAVQGWDQTGSNGANLSFPDALGISQDPANPRASINEWIVGVINSGPYIGSSLIGCWLTDPLNHYFGRRGTLFWCGLFCTLTVIGQAVSQTWPQLLVCRLLLGLGMGPKATTSPVYAAENVPANIRGGLVMSWQLWTAFGIFLGFSANLALQGAGRIAWRLELGSAFIPAVPLMIGIYFCPESPRWYMKKGRYAEAFKSLCRLRNSELQAARDMYYVHCQLVEEFAVLRGSTYFSRFYELFKIPRVRRATLASFVVMIAQQMCGINIISFYSSTIFVQAGYSSRSALFASWGYGLVNWLFAFPAVWTIDTFGRRNLLLFTFPNMAWTLLAAGFCFYIPDSSGAKIPLIALFIFMFAAFYSPGEGPVPFTYSAEVFPLTHREMGMSWAVATCLFWAAVLSLTFPRLLSAFGSVGAFGFYAGLNVIALTMIFFLVPETKQRTLEELDYVFAVPTRKHASYQATEFLPYWIRRYIFLRKTTLKPLYNFDEVDIAQREKEKLSA, from the exons atGTCGAGCGAAGCTAAACAAACCGCGTCCGAGAACGGCGCTACGAGCAGCTACGATGAACATATCGACGATGTGGAAACTGCAAAAGCTATTGACCTTTCCAACAATGTTCAAGCACG TATTCAGAACCCATTACACGGAATCCCGCGAGATAAACTAATGAAACAAGTCGATAAATTTGTGCGAGACCATGGACTCGAAGACAAGAATGACCTTTTTCGGAAAGGCGCCCTGCTAGCTCAAAGTCAGAAAGGCTTTGAGACGATGGATGAGCTGTCAGAGTCAGACAAAGAAGTGCTCCGCCGTGAAACAACCC ATCGATGGAGCCAACCGAGGGATCTGTATTTGACGGTCATAATATGCAGTTTAGCTGCCGCTGTCCA GGGCTGGGATCAGACAGGATCAAATGGCGCAAACCTATCGTTTCCTGATGCGCTGGGGATCTCCCAGGACCCAGCAAATCCAAGGGCAAGTATAAATGAGTGGATTGTAGGGGTTATCAATTCTGG ACCATACATTGGCTCGAGTCTTATTGGCTGCTGGCTCACTGACCCGTTGAATCACTACTTCGGTCGTCGTGGAACTCTTTTTTGGTGTGGACTTTTCTGTACACTCACCGTCATCGGACAAGCAGTGTCGCAGACGTGGCCACAATTACTC GTCTGCCGTTTGCTACTCGGTCTTGGAATGGGGCCGAAAGCTACGACATCGCCGGTATATGCTGCAGAGAATGTACCTGCTAATATTAGAGGTGGACTTGTGATGTCATGGCAGTTGTGG ACTGCCTTCGGCATTTTCTTGGGCTTCTCTGCTAATTTAGCTCTACAAGGGGCTGGTAGAATTGCGTGGCGTTTGGAACTAGGCTCTGCTTTCATTCCTGCAGTACCACTGATGATTGGGATCTATTTCTGCCCAG AATCACCTCGATGGTACATGAAGAAAGGTCGATACGCAGAAGCGTTCAAATCATTATGCAGGCTTCGAAACAGCGAGTTGCAGGCCGCTCGTGACATGTATTACGTCCATTGCCAACTAGTGGAAGAGTTCGCCGTCCTCCGAGGGTCCACATACTTCTCCCGGTTCTATGAGCTCTTCAAAATCCCCCGGGTCCGTCGTGCTACACTAGCAAGCTTTGTGGTGATGATAGCGCAGCAAATGTGTGGCATTAACATTATTTCCTTCTATTCTTCCACTATCTTCGTCCAGGCTGGGTACAGTTCCAGAAGCGCTTTGTTTGCATCCTGGGGATATGGACTTGTCAATTGGTTATTCGCATTTCCAGCCGTATGGACTATCGACACGTTTGGAAGGCGTAATCTTCTCTTATTTACGTTCCCGAACATGGCATGGACGCTACTTGCTGCTGGATTCTGCTTCTACATCCCCGACTCAAGCGGGGCAAAAATTCCTTTAATTGCATTATTTATTTTCATGTTTGCGG CATTTTATTCGCCTGGGGAGGGGCCAGTCCCATTTACCTACTCGGCAGAGGTTTTCCCTTTGACGCATCGAGAGATGGGAAT GTCATGGGCCGTCGCTACATGTCTTTTCTGGGCTGCTGTGCTCTCATTGACATTTCCACGACTTCTCAGTGCCTTCGGAAGCGTTGGCGCCTTTGGATTCTATGCTGGCCTGAACGTGATCGCTCTTACAATGATTTTCTTCCTTGTTCCAG AGACAAAACAGAGGACACTCGAAGAACTCGATTACGTCTTCGCAGTACCCACGCGAAAGCACGCTTCGTATCAAGCAACAGAATTTCTTCCTTATTGGATTCGTCGTTACATCTTTCTTCGAAAGACGACACTCAAACCCCTCTATAATTTTGATGAGGTAGATATAGCTCAACGGGAGAAGGAAAAACTCTCGGCTTAA
- a CDS encoding putative serine/threonine-protein kinase (putative serine/threonine-protein kinase DDB_G0271682), which translates to MLAELAAENARLKLQTTKLLDETTEPVQTTIVTPAQAASPSFTTLNRQAPIMPKKDVFRWAKLSDLGALQEEDSTDDLVSGDASDSDDSIADALEAMNKLLVLDGQDSPIEENGNGLSFPDSAESSFSASLLSGVTTEDLTGFVVKDSEYPAHGGGYADVYTGTLSKEGKKTKRLRREIRLWSCLHHPNVVPLLGTTMSFGSHTSMVCPWMNEGSLHHYLTDRKSELNLRRRLQILSDVVEGLSYLHSQPVIHGDLTTGNILMDGGKAHLSDFGLSNVMAEARINSFLSSTVGGAPRWTAPELLHVGTDPIAPADMTKKCDIYSFGSVALQVISGRIPYEDIVSEVQVIMQLIKGINPPRPAEPLLSDAFWEFIVLCWSRDPFKRPEIDQVREKLQLLRYSCTEETLASNIVDCDKQPEQETNDNE; encoded by the exons ATGCTGGCTGAGTTAGCGGCGGAGAATGCTCGATTGAAGCTGCAGACCACAAAGTTATTAGATGAGACCACCGAACCCGTTCAAACTACTATCGTGACGCCCGCACAAGCTGCCAGCCCGTCATTCACCACCCTCAACCGACAAGCTCCCATCATGCCCAAAAAAGATGTCTTTAGATGGGCGAAGCTTTCAGATCTGGGAGCTCTGCAGGAAGAAGATTCCACAGACGACCTGGTTTCTGGCGATGCAAGCGACTCCGACGACAGCATTGCCGATGCACTTGAAGCGATGAACAAACTATTAGTGCTGGATGGACAGGATTCGCCAATTGAGGAAAATGGGAATGGTTTATCTTTCCCAGACTCAGCAGAATCCTCATTTTCAGCTTCGTTACTGAGCGGCGTAACAACGGAGGACCTTACTGGCTTTGTCGTCAAGGATAGTGAATATCCCGCGCACGGTGGAGGATATGCCGATGTATATACTGGCACTCTGtcaaaagaaggaaagaaaaccaAG AGGCTGCGACGCGAAATACGTCTGTGGTCGTGCTTGCATCATCCAAACGTTGTACCGCTGCTGGGAACTACTATGAGTTTCGGCTCTCATACTTCTATGGTCTGCCCCTGGATGAACGAAGGAAGCTTGCACCATTATCTTACTGACAGGAAATCCGAGTTAAACCTTAGGAGGCGTTTGCAAATT CTGTCAGACGTTGTAGAAGGCTTATCATATT TGCATTCACAGCCAGTCATTCACGGCGATCTCACAACG GGTAACATACTGATGGACGGCGGGAAGGCACATCTAAGCGACTTCGGCCTATCAAATGTCATGGCAGAAGCCCGAATCAATTCGTTCTTAAGCTCCACAGTTGGAGGGGCCCCGAGGTGGACAGCACCTGAACTCCTTCACGTAGGTACGGACCCTATTGCCCCTGCAGATATGACCAAAAAATGCGATATATATTCGTTTGGGAGTGTTGCGCTGCAA GTTATATCCGGAAGGATACCCTACGAGGATATCGTTTCTGAGGTCCAGGTCATCATGCAGCTTATAAAAGGTATCAATCCTCCAAGGCCTGCTGAGCCACTTCTTTCAGACGCATTCTGGGAGTTTATTGTTCTATGCTGGAGTCGAGACCCGTTTAAACGACCTGAAATCGACCAAGTCAGAGAGAAGCTCCAACTATTACGCTACAGCTGCACCGAGGAGACATTGGCTTCCAATATTGTCGATTGTGATAAACAGCCAGAACAGGAAACCAATGACAATGAATAA
- a CDS encoding Putative protein YisB (Uncharacterized protein YisB) → MDENSSIQFSIFKDCIAQKLLHLTSTPSDITEDEKSSTASNSESPLDDFSSYLATEAWETLPNVLKEATHETRDVVPDPDALSLDSLSTSFTDSLVSYGVVNDVDDATNFLRKIIGEYISQTCAPPPAWSSTRTENCEMCGRTVPLTYHHLIPRSTHTKVLKQGWHPKAMLNSVAWLCRPCHSVVHHVASNEDLARYFHTVELLMEREDIQKWQKYATKQRFGIRRG, encoded by the exons ATGGATGAAAACTCAAGCATCCAGTTCTCCATCTTCAAAGATTGCATCGCCCAGAAGTTGCTTCATCTTACAAGTACACCGAGCGATATCACCGAAGACGAGAAATCTTCCACCGCGAGCAATTCAGAAAGCCCCTTGGACGATTTTTCTTCCTATCTAGCCACCGAAGCCTGGGAAACATTGCCTAACGTTCTCAAAGAAGCCACTCACGAAACGCGCGATGTTGTACCGGATCCCGATGCTCTTTCTCTCGACTCTTTGTCTACATCTTTCACCGACAGTTTAGTTTCTTATGGCGTAGTAAATGACGTAGATGATGCGACGAATTTTCTCAGAAAAATTATTGGCGAGTACATTTCTCAAACATgcgctcctcctcccgctTGGAGCTCCACTAGGACCGAAAATTGCGAGATGTGTGGCCGGACAGTCCCGCTCACATACCATCATCTCATACCACGCTCTACGCATACAAAGGTTCTCAAGCAGGGGTGGCATCCGAAAGCCATGCTCAATTCTGTAGCTTGGCTTTGTAG GCCCTGTCACTCTGTTGTACACCATGTGGCATCAAATGAAGATTTGGCCAGATACTTCCATACAGTTGAGCTTCTGATGGAGCGTGAAGACATTCAGAAATGGCAAAAATATGCAACAAAGCAGCGCTTTGGAATTCGGCGTGGGTGA
- a CDS encoding Zinc finger protein C25B8.19c, which yields MSVERGRECIPVPSTRRVSRSSMMRLENILNDVSINHDPAPTSRPPRSRSLGSVHSNRQDAIDVYNSTLIKLVITQLINIQIFSPPSPGSATSAPGRSQSPEDDIWKTTAAGTTVKKKKVKMHRCSECQKDFPRPSGLRTHMNMHTKEKPFACTYPGCLRSFSVVSNARRHMRTHGVGVTTEDVEQPPVPYVVGFEDPMRRSIQRLNEKGVTI from the exons ATGTCTGTCGAACGAGGTCGAGAATGCATTCCTGTACCATCTACCCGCAGAGTCTCAAGAAGCAGCATGATGCGCTTGGAGAATATCTTGAACGATGTCTCTATCAATCACGATCCAGCCCCCACTTCGAGACCACCTCGTTCTCGGAGCTTGGGATCTGTACATTCCAATAGACAGGACGCGATTGATGTATACAACTCTACTCTTATCAAATTGGTTATCACTCAACTCATAAATATACAGATTTTCTCACCGCCATCTCCTGGAAGCGCAACAAGCGCGCCTGGAAGAAGTCAATCCCCAGAAGACGACATCTGGAAAACGACTGCAGCCGGTACGACagtcaagaagaaaaaagttaAAATGCACAGATGCTCCGAGTGCCAGAAAGATTTTCCTAG GCCGAGCGGACTGCGAACTCATATGAACATGCATACAAAAGAGAAAC CATTTGCATGTACATATCCAGGCTGCTTGCGGTCATTTTCTGTGGTTTCTAATGCCCGTCGCCACATGCGCACACATGGCGTCGGCGTAACCACCGAGGATGTAGAACAACCACCGGTACCCTACGTCGTGGGATTCGAAGATCCGATG CGGCGTTCAATCCAAAGGTTAAATGAAAAGGGAG TAACCATCTGA
- a CDS encoding UBP9-binding protein (UBP9-binding protein bun107): MVQPRRRVSYIIPSPSEPPPRLQLPPHGVSRLGATGPLLTLYNSDDEPGGKSTSHNVSQPRHRLGVASLALDLSTQLIGRNAPEGILYSGGRDGLVMSWDLGITMKKKFVDTANVGSKRGRWEAMTGWGDDSIDEEAEDGEERLVSDGDILGDVTTNADRRRRAASVSGELPHERQWETDILSFKPGMPTQFRQCAQAHADWVNDILLCNYNQTVVSASSDGTVKVWNPHASVASDPSIIGSHSDYVRCLTHCREQSWVASGSFDRTIKLWDLGRPPAAQVEPLVTLNPPDATAPKSSVYALAADPYGKTIASGSPERVVRLWDPRTGKRTGKLVGHTDNIRAILISDDSKYLLTGSADASIKLWSLSSQRCLHTFTHHTDSVWSLFSDHPSLETFYSGDRSGLVCRVDVEGSPDISEGECVVLCNDAVDQSRSSSEGINKIVVMDDHLLWTASGSSSIKRWNIPQRRVARAIQSHSPESEGQTSPNVFKRRALVSADSPSEASTRPSTGQGHSRRMSFSPSVASLTSDSERWRDRETDGKLNGLPYDSLVKLVSPNDSFTPYSSNRNRDPEVATLYSAASVMSVPRQATRASVSAQTALSASPSGLTGPLQSSRTEETVLVTNTSRALYEDRELAADAIPLCTDPDGVIPGDHGLVRSVILNDRINALTVDTAGQVAVWDIVRGQCLGLYRPEDVAAASHAGSTANGAEEKERSPREALEAVRERIEGEGVISSWCMADTKCGVLTIHLSERCFDAEVYADEVGFAMSSQFSDESKLNVGKWVLRNLFIGFIQEELRLHQSPDKDDKLPGTLSRSSSQETIDPNIRNRLPAHSESTTRKKHRPRASSTVINSPDMIPATQTPNAPVRSSPLLTPLIPLHTLNGIRENPNFSVLPPIPQSPPAQYDVTPTPGAHQRRARSGTIDGGAAATPIAGAKDDYFSARTRQPQGGVPASPDDFSGWTGPNKAEPATPSTPSGLMGRLRNFGKIGKRPVSDVPNVSNVATPTAETPHPADGRTTVEIERTPLQTLLSAPLTPPSSADAPLHPLSPQTIVLISEEAQPSYTTLYRRDVAHIHEDIEALENAMPMWLTEYLLLNKIPLSTPLAKLSFVLMPWNKDPDVEPLPELLNTTQSKLTANRYLRVRKIVNHVQDKLEKMAHGSRAGSIRSSIEDSQTGSKAPRPRAEDEFEILCNEVVLPLGMSLAAVRQYVWKSGNELVMHYRRKRMTISGPLQ, translated from the exons ATGGTCCAACCCAGAAGGCGTGTCTCGTATATAATACCATCGCCTTCCGAACCTCCGCCTCGCCTTCAACTTCCTCCCCATGGGGTCTCGCGACTGGGTGCTACAGGCCCTCTCTTAACGCTATACAACAGTGATGATGAGCCGGGAGGGAAGTCTACGTCACACAATGTCAGCCAACCTCGCCATAGACTTGGTGTTGCATCATTGGCGCTTGACTTGTCGACGCAACTGATTGGACGGAATGCGCCTGAAGGTATCCTTTACTCTGGTGGCAGGGATGGTCTTGTAATGTCATGGGATCTGGGAAtaacgatgaagaagaaatttgTAGACACGGCCAATGTGGGGTCGAAGAGAGGGAGGTGGGAGGCTATGACAGGTTGGGGGGATGACTCCATTGACGAAGAGGCGGAAGACGGAGAGGAACGACTTGTGAGCGATGGCGATATCCTCGGGGATGTAACGACAAACGCAGATAGACGTCGGCGAGCTGCCAGTGTCTCCGGTGAACTGCCTCATGAACGTCAGTGGGAAACGGACATCCTTTCTTTCAAACCAGGCATG CCAACGCAATTTAGGCAGTGCGCACAAGCCCATGCTGACTGGGTGAACGATATCCTTCTGTGCAATTATAATCAAACAG TGGTCTCTGCATCATCCGATGGGACCGTAAAAGTATGGAACCCACATGCTTCTGTTGCCTCAGACCCTTCGATTATAGGATCGCACAGTGACTATGTGAGATGTTTAACCCATTG TCGTGAACAGAGCTGGGTAGCATCAGGATCGTTTGACAGAACTATCAAACTGTGGGATCTTGGCCGCCCACCCGCTGCTCAAGTCGAGCCATTGGTTACCCTAAACCCTCCCGATGCGACCGCCCCAAAGTCTTCTGTATATGCATTGGCTGCCGATCCATACGGGAAAACTATAGCCTCAGGTTCACCTGAACGAGTTGTTCGTTTGTGGGATCCTCGAACAGGAAAGCGCACTGGAAAACTTGTAGGGCACACGGACAATATTAGAGCAATTTTAATTTCTGACGACTCTAAATAC TTATTGACAGGCTCTGCGGATG CTTCCATCAAGTTATGGTCTTTATCGTCGCAACGATGTCTACACACTTTTACTCATCACACTGATTCTGTTTGGTCACTGTTCTCGGATCACCCCTCTTTGGAAACGTTTTACTCCGGTGATAGGTCTGGACTGGTCTGTAGGGTGGACGTAGAAGGTTCTCCAGATATTTCTGAAGGCGAATGTGTGGTCCTTTGCAACGATGCCGTTGATCAATCTCGGTCTTCATCTGAGGGCATTAACAAGATAGTCGTCATGGATGACCATTTGCTTTGGACCGCGAGTGGTTCATCGAGTATCAAACGTTGGAATATTCCTCAACGGCGCGTTGCGAGAGCCATTCAATCTCATTCACCGGAATCCGAGGGCCAGACATCCCCCAATGTCTTTAAACGCCGTGCACTGGTGTCTGCAGACTCTCCTTCAGAGGCGAGCACTCGCCCATCTACCGGTCAAGGACACTCTCGTCGGATGTCGTTCTCCCCTTCGGTCGCCTCCCTAACATCAGATTCGGAGCGATGGAGAGACCGTGAAACCGATGGTAAGCTAAACGGTTTGCCATACGACAGTCTTGTCAAGCTCGTTTCCCCAAACGACTCCTTCACGCCATACAGTTCCAACCGGAATCGTGACCCAGAAGTAGCAACATTATATTCTGCGGCATCCGTGATGTCAGTCCCTCGACAAGCTACAAGGGCTTCTGTGTCTGCTCAGACTGCGTTGTCAGCATCTCCTTCCGGGCTAACTGGTCCTTTGCAGAGCTCGCGAACGGAGGAGACCGTACTTGTCACTAATACGTCCCGCGCTCTCTACGAAGATCGCGAGCTTGCCGCTGATGCCATTCCATTGTGCACTGATCCTGACGGTGTGATTCCAGGTGACCATGGTCTTGTGCGATCTGTTATTCTGAATGACAGGATAAATGCTCTCACTGTCGACACCGCTGGTCAAGTCGCGGTATGGGATATCGTTCGAGGGCAATGTCTTGGGTTGTATCGTCCTGAGGACGTGGCCGCCGCAAGCCACGCAGGAAGTACAGCGAATGGagctgaagaaaaagaacgcaGTCCCCGTGAAGCACTAGAGGCTGTCCGGGAACGAATTGAGGGCGAAGGTGTCATATCAAGTTGGTGTATGGCTGATACGAAGTGCGGTGTTTTGACGATTCATCTAAGCGAAAGGTGCTTTGATGCTGAGGTGTACGCAGACGAGGTCGGGTTTGCTATGAGTTCCCAGTTCAGTGATGAATCCAAAC TGAACGTTGGTAAATGGGTTCTACGAAATTTATTCATCGGATTTATTCAAGAGGAACTCCGTCTTCACCAATCTCCTGACAAAGACGATAAATTGCCTGGGACACTGAGTCGCAGCTCTAGTCAAGAGACAATCGACCCAAACATCCGAAATCGATTACCTGCCCACTCTGAGTCGACGACCAGGAAAAAGCACAGACCTCGCGCAAGCAGCACCGTGATAAACTCGCCCGACATGATTCCGGCTACTCAGACTCCTAATGCCCCAGTGCGCTCCTCCCCCTTGCTTACACCTTTGATTCCTCTTCACACATTGAATGGAATACGAGAAAATCCCAATTTCTCTGTTCTTCCCCCTATACCTCAATCCCCTCCTGCCCAGTACGACGTGACTCCCACCCCAGGAGCGCACCAGCGTCGTGCACGATCTGGGACCATTGACGGCGGCGCTGCTGCTACGCCAATTGCTGGCGCGAAAGATGATTATTTCTCAGCACGTACTCGACAACCACAGGGTGGGGTCCCTGCCTCACCCGATGATTTCTCTGGTTGGACAGGACCTAATAAGGCGGAACCTGCTACACCTAGTACACCTAGCGGCCTAATGGGAAGGCTAAGGAATTTTGGAAAGATAGGCAAAAGGCCTGTCAGCGACGTCCCAAATGTATCAAATGTCGCTACACCAACTGCTGAGACCCCTCATCCTGCTGAT GGACGCACAACGGTTGAAATAGAGAGGACACCATTGCAGACGCTCCTGTCTGCGCCTTTGACTCCACCATCATCCGCTGACGCACCCTTGCATCCCCTTTCTCCACAGACCATCGTCCTTATATCCGAAGAGGCTCAGCCTAGTTATACCACTCTATACCGCCGAGATGTCGCTCACATCCACGAAGACATTGAGGCCCTCGAAAACGCAATGCCAATGTGGCTTACGGAGTATCTATTACTCAACAAAATACCTTTATCTACACCTCTCGCAAAATTGAGTTTTGTTCTGATGCCATGGAATAAGGATCCGGATGTCGAACCGCTTCCTGAGTTGCTGAACAC CACACAATCCAAATTAACTGCAAATCGCTACTTGCGTGTGCGAAAAATTGTTAATCAT GTGCAAGATAAGCTGGAGAAAATGGCTCATGGTTCTCGGGCCGGGTCTATTCGATCATCGATTGAAGATAGTCAAACAGGATCCAAAGCTCCTCGTCCACGCGCCGAAGACGAATTTGAAATTCTTTGCAATGAAGTAGTTCTACCGCTTGGAATGTCTCTTGCTGCTGTCCGTCAATACGTATGGAAATCAGGCAATGAGCTGGTCATGCATTACCGACGGAAGCGAATGACAATATCGGGTCCTCTCCAATGA